In the genome of Populus nigra chromosome 19, ddPopNigr1.1, whole genome shotgun sequence, the window GCGGATGAACAAGGTTTCAGAGCAGGTAGAAGAGGAGTTCTGCAGAGAGATAGAACTACTTGCTAGGTTGCACCACCGCCATCTTGTTGCTCTAAGAGGCTTTTgcataaaaaagaatgagaggtAGTTTAATTCTGCATGCATGTAATTATGATTGACCCCGTCTTATCTTACAAATAAAACCAAGACTCAATGAGTGTTTCCCTATTGCCTATTTAAATGTTTGTATGCTCTCTCTTAATGAAAGCAGCTTTGCAAAGTTTCTTGTTACTAAATGTTTTCTAACAATTAACGAGTAGATAATTGAGGTCATTTGAATGTGATGTGCTCAATGTGTGCCATGGCTACTTTTGCATGAGTTTAATATACTGAACACGAGGGTAAAATTTTTTGCAAGGTTTCTGCCTAAATCTTTTTCTAATCATCTGGCTTTGGGGGTTATTTCTACTGTAACAGCAAAATCAAATACTCTTTGTTTGTTTAATGACAGGTTCCTCATGTACGAGTATATGGCAAATGGAAGCTTAAAGGATCATCTTCATTGTACGTTTCTTTATTTTCGCCACCCTTTTTGCAAGGGCACTAGACATGGTGCATTACTCTtcgttttcattttatatttctttggaAAACAATTCTGTAGTGATGCACACAAGATAAATATCTCTCTTTGATGCGAATGTACACATGCGATTCATGCCTTTATTtaacaaagattttttttttctccggCTGATTTATGGATTCAAATTCTGTTGGTTATACAAACGAGTGTTTTCTTATATTGGTGAGAATCTCTTATTTGATGGCTTTGTATTCTGAAAAGATTTGACATCCTGTTTGCAGCCTCTGGAAGTCCTCTGAGTTGGCAGACCAGAATGCAGATTGCTATTGACGTGGCTAATGCTTTGGTAATGAACAGAAACAGTATCTTGCCTTAGGGAcagatttgttttgtttcagcCTTTTGGCTCAttcacatgaattatttttccCTACtcgtttcttttcttaattgcaGGAGTATCTCCACTTTTATTGTGATCCACCTCTGTGCCACAGGGACATAAAATCGAGCAACATTTTACTAGATGAAAATTTTGTTGCTAAGGTAGTGGATTGACTTACCACCATGTagcttttgcaattttttttctttcatggccTTTTTTGTATTTCTCAATTATCCACTGTGAAAATGATATTACTTGTAATAAAAcccaattttttcaaaatgtttgaATGTCACACCAAAAATCTTGATGGAATGATTTTGCCTTGCAAGAATGACTCCTGCAAAACCATACACATCACTGGTTTATCTCTTACAGGTTCTCCTTCAACCCTATTTTATTTTCCCAGGTTGCAGATTTTGGCCTTGCCCATGCTTCAAAGGATGGTTCTATATGCTTTGAACCGGTAAATACCGATATCCGTGGAACTCCAGGTTCGGGAATAAACTATTTGTGTTCTAACCTTAAATATCTTCATGTTTCACTGTACTAAGAGGCCTGAATATGCAATGATTTTCAGGTTACATGGATCCTGAGTATGTGGTCACTCAAGAGCTTACCGAGAAAAGTGATATATATAGCTATGGTGTGGTACTGCTGGAGATAGTGACTGCAAGAAGAGCAATACAGGAGAGCAGGAATTTGGTGGAGTGGTCTCAAATATTCATGGCATCAGATTCAAGACTACCTGAGTTAGTGGATCCACGCATCAGGGATTCCTTTGACATGGACCAGCTTCAGACTATTGTGACTATTGTTAGATGGTGCACACAGAGGGAAGGCCGGGCAAGGCCTTCGATCAAACAAGTCCTTAGACTTTTGTATGAGAGTTCAGACCCAATGCATAGCGGGTTTGTGCGGGCTGTGGAAGATGAAGAGTGTGAAGGAAGTGAAGGACGAGGAAGAGCGAGCAGAGGAAAATCACACAAGAGTGATGCTATTTTTCACAGTGGGGATGGAAGATATCTTGCTTCCTCTTCAAGCACATCGAGGTCGTATTGTAGTAGAAGCTTTTTACTTGAAACTGGCTCTCCACAATCTCCCTCCAATATTCTCTCTGTTTGAGGCTATAATTTGTAATCGTATGCCTCAACCACCAATCATGGTATGCTAGACAGCTGGAGCACTTCTATCAGTCTTGGTCATCATGTTTGCTTATCTTTGCTgagtttaaaatttcattccGTTGAGCTTGTCAATGTCTTTTGAGAATACATATATCACCAGGTAGATAGAAAAGGCAATTGTAAAAGTAGTCATTATACATCCATTTCTTTAGTTGATGTTTTAAGTTTCTGGAAGAATTGAACctggaaaatatataaatttcctCTTTCAGTATCGATGAACAAATCTTTGATTTTGCAACCATTAACATGGATTGTGTGGATTGCTGAGTCAATGGTACAACCCAGTGGaaggttttaacttttaatacaTGAAGACGGGATTCTCCATCAAAATAGAGTTGCCACTGCTTTCTATTGGGATTGGAACACAGAAACTTTATTGCCCACCTGGAAATCTCAACCTCTTGTGTAATTGAAACGTGCCACACAACTCACAAGGACACTAAAATTTTGATCCACCAACCCTTCTCAATGTGACGGGAAAAAGCTAGGAACGGGTGGTAAAGATCAAAATCTGGCACCACTACTCCACTAGAAGCTCACGCATCTCTATCTCATAAAGAACCTCGTTTCTTGACTACCCTGGCAACAAGAGGATCCCACTGaagtagtgtgttttctaagtTCAACTCCAGTTATAATGTAGACCACTTCAAAGGCTCATATTTTCGGTTTTGGTAGGCTACCGAACTTTGAATTTTTGCAACGACTTATCTTGTATTTGATCATTACAGGAGGGACTTGGAACTTTGGATACACTACAAAGATTTGAATGAATTGGACGACTAGAAAATTGCATGCTGTCGAAActcttctgttctttttttccttttcttttcttattgcaACGACAGTTTAGCTTTTTCTAGTAGCATTTCAACGTGTCTATGCTTGCACGGAGACAACGATAGTAATATCCAACACCAAAAGTTGAACATGAAGACGGTGGTTGACATGAGTCCCAATCATGGAACCAAATACTATGTTTCCTTTGGAAAATCCAGCccgaaaagaaaagacaaaaactcTATCATCTGCGATTATTGGCTGACACTTGGATGATCAAAACAATGCTAATCTTGTAGACCTGCCGGCGTAGTAAATATCAAGACCAATCGGCAActtgtattttctttctatacttTATCCGTAGCCGCTTTGAGATTGTCGTAGAATCAGATGTAACCTATGCCTAGGCCATGGATCAGCTTATGagtgtatatatatgagatTCTTAGAATGTTCAGCACTTCAGTGCCCACCTTCAGAAGTTAATGATCCTAACAATGGGTCATTTTACTCCTCCCAAACTTCTCTTTGCTCTCTGCCTTCTTTTCCCAATTGCCGCATCATTTTCCACATCAAATGACCGAAAAACCTACATTATCCATATGGACAAGACCGGGATGCCATCTACCTTCTCCACCCAGCATGATTGGTACGTGTCAACACTGTCATCCCTGTCATCGCCAGATGACATTCCGCCTATCCATCTCTACTCTTACAAGCATGTCATGGATGGGTTCAGTGCTGTGTTGTCCCAAACCCACCTTGACCAACTGGAGAGTTTGCCTGGTCATGTTGCTACCTTCCCAGAATCAATAGGCCATCTCCACACCACCCACACCCCAAAGTTTCTGGGCCTAAACAAACGTGCTGGAGCATGGCCAGCTGGCAAGTTTGGTGATGATGTGATTATTGGTGTTCTTGATACTGGAATTTGGCCTGAAAGTGAGAGcttcaatgataaaaacatgCCGCCAGTTCCGCAGCGATGGCGTGGCATCTGCGAAACAGGAACAGAATTTAACACTTCCCATTGCAACAAAAAACTTATTGGTGCACGCAAGTTCAGCCAAGGCATGAAGCAAGTAGGGTTGAATATATCAAGTACAGATGACTATGATTCTCCAAGGGATTACATGGGCCACGGAAGCCACACATCTTCAACAGCAGGTGGCAGTCCGGTGCAACATGCTGATTATTTCGGTTATGCGAAAGGGACAGCAACAGGAATGGCACCATTGGCCAGAATTGCCATGTACAAGGTGATTTTCTATAGTGGCGATAGTGACGGTTATGATGCTGCAGCAACAGATACACTTGCTGGCATGGATCAAGCCATAGAAGATGGTGTGGACATCATGTCATTGTCTTTGGGATTCTTTGAGACACCATTCTATGAGAATCCAATAGCCATTGGAGCATTTGCAGCCTTGAAGAAAGGGATATTTGTTACATGTTCTGCTGGAAATTCAGGGCCTCATGGATACACCATGCTCAATGGAGCTCCTTGGCTCACCACCATTGGTGCTGGAACCATTGACCGACAGTTTGGAGCTGAAGTCACACTGGGAAATGGCTCAATTATCGTCACTGGAACATCTATTTATCCTGAGAATTTGTTTATTTCCCGAGTTCCTGTATACTTCGGACTTGGAAATCGAAGCAAAGAAGTTTGTGATTGGAACTCCTTGGACCCCAACGATGTTGCAGGCAAGTTCCTCTTCTGTGACTATGATGATGAGTCATCACAGTTTCGACAGATGTCTGAAAATGACCGATATGGGCCAGACATTGCTGGAGCTACTGGGGCTATCTTCAGTGAAGACGATGCAGAATTTCTCCACCCAGACTACTTCTACATGCCGATTGTGATAGTGAGCACAAAAGACGGAAACTTGCTCAAGAACTATATCATGAATACCACAAACGCAACAGTTAGTGTAAAGTTCGGGTTAACATTGCTAGGTACTAAGCCAGCTCCGAAAGTGGCATATTTTTCTTCTCGAGGACCTGATCGAAGATCCCCGTGGACTCTGAAACCTGACATTCTGGCTCCTGGTTATCATATTCTGGCTGCTTGGGTTCCTAATAGAGGATTTGCACCAATTCGTGAAGACGATTATTTGCTCACAGATTACGCTCTTGTTTCTGGCACATCAATGTCATGCCCCCATGTAGCTGGGATAGCTGCACTGCTTAAAGCTGCCCACCGTGATTGGAGTCCTGCTGCCATCCGATCAGCACTGATGACAACTGCTGATGTCATGGACAACGCAGATGGTAGAATCATTGATATGACCACTGAAGTTGCTGGGACACCCCTTGATTTTGGAGCGGGGCATGTCAATCCCAACAAAGCAATGGACCCTGGCCTAGTGTACGATATAGTGGCAGAGGATTACATTAACTACCTGTGTGCGATGAATTATACAAGCCAACAGGTTCAAATCATCACAGGGACTTCAAATTTTACTTGTCAATATGCTAGCCTGGATCTTAATTATCCTTCTTTCCTTGTTCTCTTGAACAACACTAATACGAGCACCGCTACCTTCAAGAGGGTGTTGACAAATGTAGCAGATAATAGCTCTGTCTATCGTGCGGTGATCTCAGCTCCCCAGGGTATGAAAGCTCTAGTCCAACCAACAACACTTACATTTTCAGGAAAAAACAGCAAAGCTGAGTTTAATATGACCGTGGAGATCGATTTGGAAGCTGCTAGTGTTACTCCACAGAGCGATTATTTTGGGAATTACGGCTTTTTGAGCTGGTATGAGGTCAATGGAAGACATGTCGTTAGGAGTCCCGTTGTCTCTGCAATTGCATCCCCTAAGACTTGAATCGCCTGCTCTCGGCACATCTAATTTGAGAATCCTTTTCAGTTTTTAGCCTAAGATCATTACACcaaataaaatgataacatagcATGTCTGCCTAAGTGTAGCCTCTCCACAATTCCAAAAGGATTGGCCTGAAAATACTCCTCCAAGGACGCTTCACAAATTTTATTCTGCTGGTTGTTTTTCAGCAAACCGAAGGTATTAAATTGTTCAAGGGCACTAGTAAATCATGCTTTTTTGGTTTGAGAAACCTTCTATACcaccttttccctttttttgaaTCACTGTAATTTATGAGAGGGTATCCTTCGACGCCACCATTTAAAAGTTCTGGCTTGAAATCACAGCGGTGTAGGTTCCGGTTCTTAAGAATACCCACTCCATACAAAAATGCTAAAGCAGAAGTATCTTCACTTTCATAGATTAGTAAGATCAATCATTCATTAGCTACCGTGTAATACAAGAGTGAGTAGGAGAGAGAACATTTAAAAAGTGCCTGGGCACGAAACTGTGAATTTACGTACAGATCTCACATCAGTAATTTTATCAGTTGCAACAATTAGGCAAAGGCATACGTGGAAATTTAAAACTTTACACTCAAATCCATGCAGGacacataattataaaagaacaaatGTGATCCAGCCTTTTCCTCCCATCTTTTATGAAATAGACggcaaaaaaatgaaaaaaagaactaTGAGAGAGCATGCAATGATAAGCATGCCTCAACTATCTGTTCTATGTAAAGTGAACACGCTACAAGACAAGCAACTCTAAACTCTTCTAGCCACCAACTGCAGCCAGGAATTTCTTCTTGCTTGCTGGTTCTTCGTGCAAGACCACGACATCTCTCACCTTGTCAAAAAGCTGCTCTAGCTGATCCACACCAAGACTTTGATAGTCCAATGGTTTCTTGTATCGTTGCTGGTATATTGCCTCAAAACAACCCAAGAAAATCCAAGAAGAATAGCTCACTAGAATCTCCTGCAACTCAAACTTGAACTGCTCGAGGTTTGGGTCATCAACTTCATACCGAGCTGGTGTTCCCAAATTAGTCTTCTCTTGTTTCCTCCTGTTCTCCTGTTTCTTATTTACCATTCTTTCTTCATCTGAGAGCTCATCTGAAGAGCCACCACCTGTCACAATGTCCAAACTCTCGTCCTGAGGCCCCTTTCCTGTCTTATCCCTCCTTGCCAGAATTATAGGAGGAGCACTTGGACCAGCTTTCCAGTTTTTAAGATAGACAAACTTCTTTTGAGCCTTTCCATCTATTGCCATTGCATCACCCATTTTCTTGAAAAGATTAACAAGCTTCATTGCCCCATACTCTGAAACACAAAGAGGCCGTCCATACATCTTCTGGTACTCAGGAGGAACTCGGGTAAGAGGCAAACATCCTCCTGAAATTTCAAGCAACTTCACTAGCTGAGCTTTCAGACTATTTATGCCCCCAGGCTTTACCCACATAGTAGAATAATAATCATCATAAGAAGCAGGACCAGCTGAAACTTCATTCAGACCAGATGGGAGACTCTGTGACCTTGAACTAGTGGGGAAACAAGGCAGGCTCTTCAAAGAACTACTGTTGTATTCAGATAAAGAATGTGACACTATAGAGAAATCTCTCAAGTTGTAATAGCTTTGCGAGAGCCCTCTGTATACAATTGCCTCTTCTTCATTCTGGCCATCATGGCTGTCATTTATACGGCACCCCATGGAATACCCAGCAATGTCAGCTGGTCCTAGATGGGCAGGCAATAATGTCTTCAAGGGGGGTATAAAACCTTCCCCACGGGCCACACTAGGCCAGTCCCAAACAAACTTGCCTGCGTTGCACAGGGCAGATGAAACACCAACCCCAGAAGGGATAACAAGAATCACAGTATATCCACGTTGACCAAGTATGTGAAGTGCTGGAGAGAAATCCACATCCCCAGAGATAAGCATGATGGAGGAAGGTGGGGGGTTGTCAAGAGCAAAGAGAAACATGTCGACCAAGATAGCCTTGTCAGCAGCATCCTTTCTACCATTTGGAACATCAATTAGTTTAACACCCGTTCTCTGGCAGCCTTCTCTCAGCCGTCTGGGGAAGGAGTTAAAATCTCCATATGCAGAAAACATCATTACAGCTCCTTTAATTACAGGGTGCACCTGCAAAGCCATTCTGATATTGCCAGCCACATCTTCAGAGCGGACATCACTAGGGACAGGACAGTTCTCAATATCCCAAAGGATAGCTACAGGACCATCCAAAGAGGGTCGAATTTGCTGGTTCGCAGAAGGCTGAGTAGCTTGCGTGTTTGAATCTGCCATATGGATTCCCATTCGTTCAGGAGAATCCGAGGGAAGCATTGATGCCGATGGATTTGCATTTtccatcactttttttttaatgctattgTTATTACTTCTATGTTGTCGAAAAGTTAAAAGATTCCTGTAGATTGCCAGAGGAAGAGGATAAAAGTCACTAAACAACATAGGATGtcccttaaaaaaaactagagtcgACATTAGAAACCCCATAGGTTATCCAAACTTGACAATAGATG includes:
- the LOC133680379 gene encoding uncharacterized protein LOC133680379 codes for the protein MENANPSASMLPSDSPERMGIHMADSNTQATQPSANQQIRPSLDGPVAILWDIENCPVPSDVRSEDVAGNIRMALQVHPVIKGAVMMFSAYGDFNSFPRRLREGCQRTGVKLIDVPNGRKDAADKAILVDMFLFALDNPPPSSIMLISGDVDFSPALHILGQRGYTVILVIPSGVGVSSALCNAGKFVWDWPSVARGEGFIPPLKTLLPAHLGPADIAGYSMGCRINDSHDGQNEEEAIVYRGLSQSYYNLRDFSIVSHSLSEYNSSSLKSLPCFPTSSRSQSLPSGLNEVSAGPASYDDYYSTMWVKPGGINSLKAQLVKLLEISGGCLPLTRVPPEYQKMYGRPLCVSEYGAMKLVNLFKKMGDAMAIDGKAQKKFVYLKNWKAGPSAPPIILARRDKTGKGPQDESLDIVTGGGSSDELSDEERMVNKKQENRRKQEKTNLGTPARYEVDDPNLEQFKFELQEILVSYSSWIFLGCFEAIYQQRYKKPLDYQSLGVDQLEQLFDKVRDVVVLHEEPASKKKFLAAVGG
- the LOC133680378 gene encoding subtilisin-like protease SBT3: MILTMGHFTPPKLLFALCLLFPIAASFSTSNDRKTYIIHMDKTGMPSTFSTQHDWYVSTLSSLSSPDDIPPIHLYSYKHVMDGFSAVLSQTHLDQLESLPGHVATFPESIGHLHTTHTPKFLGLNKRAGAWPAGKFGDDVIIGVLDTGIWPESESFNDKNMPPVPQRWRGICETGTEFNTSHCNKKLIGARKFSQGMKQVGLNISSTDDYDSPRDYMGHGSHTSSTAGGSPVQHADYFGYAKGTATGMAPLARIAMYKVIFYSGDSDGYDAAATDTLAGMDQAIEDGVDIMSLSLGFFETPFYENPIAIGAFAALKKGIFVTCSAGNSGPHGYTMLNGAPWLTTIGAGTIDRQFGAEVTLGNGSIIVTGTSIYPENLFISRVPVYFGLGNRSKEVCDWNSLDPNDVAGKFLFCDYDDESSQFRQMSENDRYGPDIAGATGAIFSEDDAEFLHPDYFYMPIVIVSTKDGNLLKNYIMNTTNATVSVKFGLTLLGTKPAPKVAYFSSRGPDRRSPWTLKPDILAPGYHILAAWVPNRGFAPIREDDYLLTDYALVSGTSMSCPHVAGIAALLKAAHRDWSPAAIRSALMTTADVMDNADGRIIDMTTEVAGTPLDFGAGHVNPNKAMDPGLVYDIVAEDYINYLCAMNYTSQQVQIITGTSNFTCQYASLDLNYPSFLVLLNNTNTSTATFKRVLTNVADNSSVYRAVISAPQGMKALVQPTTLTFSGKNSKAEFNMTVEIDLEAASVTPQSDYFGNYGFLSWYEVNGRHVVRSPVVSAIASPKT